The following coding sequences lie in one Eremothecium sinecaudum strain ATCC 58844 chromosome IV, complete sequence genomic window:
- the SNU13 gene encoding RNA binding protein SNU13 (Syntenic homolog of Ashbya gossypii AEL070W; Syntenic homolog of Saccharomyces cerevisiae YEL026W (SNU13)), producing MSSTPNPKAFPLADASLTQQILDVVQQAANMRQLKKGANEATKTLNRGISEFIIMAADCEPIEILLHLPLLCEDKNVAYVFVPSRVALGRACGVSRPVIAASITTNDASAIKNQIYAVKDKIETLLI from the coding sequence ATGTCATCTACTCCAAACCCTAAGGCTTTTCCATTGGCTGATGCATCTTTGACTCAGCAAATTTTGGATGTTGTCCAACAAGCAGCTAACATGAGACAATTGAAGAAAGGTGCTAATGAAGCTACCAAAACTTTGAATCGTGGTATTTCGGAGTTTATTATCATGGCAGCTGACTGTGAACCTATTGAAATTTTGTTGCACTTGCCATTGTTGTGTGAGGACAAGAACGTTGCTTATGTCTTCGTTCCATCTAGAGTTGCTTTGGGTAGAGCATGTGGTGTTTCTAGACCAGTTATTGCTGCTTCTATCACCACTAACGATGCTTCAGCTATTAAGAACCAAATCTATGCTGTTAAGGATAAGATTGAGACTTTGTTGATCTGA
- the GEF1 gene encoding Gef1p (Syntenic homolog of Ashbya gossypii AEL071C; Syntenic homolog of Saccharomyces cerevisiae YJR040W (GEF1)): MSFQRSPTVSTNYMIPEVRNFDQFTTIDWVEEESLKEFKSSLDDNLYQYEVGWRRYVNLIHILWMRGRSFITLTAIGITVGCLAGFIQIFTETLVNWKSGHCARNWMLNKSFCCTQISQETGKLDVIGVVQCVKDGMWINWNNSIIAFLIFTVLSVIFAMLSAFMVKFLAPMATGSGITEIKVHVSGFQYKKEFYSLSTLAVKAIALPLAISSGLSVGKEGPSVHYATCCGYLIVKYLLQSTLTYPEQSEYLIASSASGVAVAFGAPIGGVLFGLEEMSTAAQFNLSTLWKSYYVALCGVSTLQYINPFRNGKIVLFEVTYDKSWHVQELSIFIILGIFGGLYGNFISKWNIWYVEFRRKYLSKWPLYEVLVIAIITALLSYGNEFLQTDMTESMGLLFHECQAYDNSKWDHPLCQIDQNSTMFGFLKIYFALIFATVIRAVGIVVSYGCRIPAGIFVPSMAVGATFGRSLSLLVEKFITGSNVITPGTYAFLGSAAALSGITNMTLTVVVIMFELTGAFNYIIPTMLVVAITRIVFNAFGTEGGIAEKMIAVNGFPYLAFPHQNNELFLNDYFVEDIMTSRIITIKETMHLSELELLLEEVGDRYAGFPIIKTDSQEDNAGKCIGYVSLQHIKAQLGTFSDNGSTLNTIVDFTKDNISSDDDQFIQFKDLVNYTPFTVNRSLSLARLYKMFEKLGCNIVLVEESGFLIGLITKKDFLRFHRSKNRELFGPLYKFDGHLDDKLWSLITTAIDKLKFKNI; encoded by the coding sequence ATGTCGTTTCAGCGGTCTCCTACGGTTAGTACAAACTATATGATACCTGAGGTGCGAAACTTCGATCAGTTTACTACAATCGACTGGGTAGAAGAGGAGAGCCTTAAAGAGTTTAAGTCGAGCCTAGACGATAATCTATACCAATATGAGGTAGGCTGGCGTCGTTATGTGAACCTGATACACATTTTGTGGATGCGAGGGCGTTCTTTTATTACTTTAACAGCTATCGGTATTACTGTGGGCTGTCTGGCCGGGTTTATACAGATATTTACGGAAACGTTGGTCAACTGGAAGTCAGGTCATTGTGCTAGGAACTGGATGTTAAATAAGTCGTTCTGCTGTACTCAAATATCACAAGAGACAGGAAAATTGGATGTTATAGGTGTTGTTCAATGTGTAAAAGATGGTATGTGGATAAATTGGAACAATTCTATTATTGcatttttgatttttaCGGTTCTTTCTGTGATATTTGCTATGTTGAGTGCATTTATGGTGAAATTTCTTGCCCCTATGGCTACTGGTTCAGGTATTACCGAAATTAAGGTACATGTTTCAGGATTTCAGTACAAAAAGGAATTCTATAGTCTTTCTACTTTGGCGGTAAAAGCCATAGCTTTGCCTTTAGCAATATCATCCGGGCTTAGTGTGGGGAAAGAAGGGCCCTCAGTTCATTATGCGACTTGTTGTGGGTACTTAATCGTCAAATATCTACTTCAAAGCACCCTAACATATCCCGAGCAATCCGAATATTTAATTGCATCTAGTGCGTCTGGTGTTGCAGTTGCTTTTGGAGCACCCATTGGCGGTGTCTTATTTGGGCTTGAGGAGATGTCTACAGCAGCTCAATTCAATCTATCTACACTCTGGAAATCTTACTATGTTGCGTTATGTGGTGTTTCGACTCTACAGTATATTAATCCTTTCCGTAATGGAAAAATAGTCTTATTTGAAGTGACATACGATAAGAGCTGGCACGTACAAGAACTTTCAATTTTTATCATACTAGGTATATTTGGTGGATTATACGGTAACTTCATAAGTAAATGGAATATTTGGTATGTGGAGTTCAGAAGGAAATATTTATCTAAGTGGCCACTATATGAAGTACTTGTAATCGCAATAATAACGGCCCTGCTATCATATGGTAATGAGTTTTTACAAACTGATATGACAGAAAGCATGGGACTTCTATTCCATGAATGTCAAGCTTACGATAACTCTAAATGGGATCATCCACTATGTCAAATTGACCAAAATTCTACTATGTTTGGATTCCTGAAGATTTATTTTGCTCTAATTTTTGCAACTGTTATCCGCGCCGTTGGAATTGTAGTTTCTTATGGCTGTAGAATCCCCGCTGGTATATTTGTTCCCTCAATGGCAGTCGGTGCAACTTTTGGTCGCTCTTTGAGTTTACTTGTGGAAAAATTTATCACAGGTTCAAACGTTATAACCCCTGGCACGTATGCATTTTTGGGTTCGGCAGCAGCTCTTAGCGGCATCACCAATATGACACTAACGGTTGTAGTTATCATGTTTGAATTGACCGGTGCATTCAACTATATTATCCCTACAATGTTAGTTGTGGCCATTACCAGAATAGTTTTTAACGCTTTTGGCACAGAAGGTGGGATTGCTGAGAAAATGATCGCTGTAAATGGTTTCCCGTATTTAGCATTTCCTCATCAGAACAACGAATTATTTTTGAATGATTATTTCGTGGAAGATATCATGACCAGTAGGATCATTACAATTAAGGAAACTATGCATTTATCTGAACTAGAGTTATTGCTTGAAGAAGTTGGCGATAGATACGCCGGATTCCCCATTATTAAAACGGATAGCCAGGAGGATAATGCAGGGAAATGTATAGGGTATGTTTCTTTACAACACATTAAAGCACAATTAGGAACGTTTTCTGATAATGGATCAACACTGAATACAATTGTTGACTTTACTAAGGACAACATATCCAGCGATGACGATCAATTTATTCAATTTAAGGATTTAGTGAACTACACACCTTTCACTGTAAACAGATCGTTATCTTTGGCTCGCTTGTATAAAATGTTTGAAAAGCTAGGCTGTAACATTGTCCTGGTAGAGGAGTCCGGATTTTTAATTGGCTTGATTACCAAAAAGGACTTCTTAAGGTTTCATCGGTCCAAAAACCGTGAACTATTTGGGCCACTTTATAAATTCGATGGACATTTGGATGATAAATTATGGTCATTGATCACCACAGCTATAGACAAACTCAAGTTTAAGAATATATAA